From a single Gimesia fumaroli genomic region:
- a CDS encoding BlaI/MecI/CopY family transcriptional regulator: protein MTKADTAPLTDAQREIMELVWNRGEITVSEVRDALAERRELARNTVQTMIVRLEEKGWLKHRQEGRTFVYSAKRPRTVSLGAKVSQMVDRFFAGSAEEMVTALLEYRGLSSDEAERIRTMIEAAETKQKHSSQRRKESS from the coding sequence ATGACGAAAGCAGATACGGCGCCGCTGACCGATGCGCAGCGGGAGATTATGGAACTCGTGTGGAATCGCGGGGAAATCACTGTCAGTGAAGTCCGCGATGCACTGGCCGAACGACGAGAGCTGGCGCGCAATACCGTGCAGACCATGATCGTGCGGCTGGAGGAAAAAGGCTGGCTGAAACACCGCCAGGAGGGACGTACCTTCGTCTATTCTGCGAAACGGCCGCGCACGGTCTCACTTGGTGCCAAGGTCTCCCAGATGGTGGACCGTTTTTTTGCCGGTTCTGCGGAAGAAATGGTCACCGCACTCCTGGAATACCGGGGGCTTTCCTCTGATGAAGCCGAACGGATTCGCACCATGATTGAAGCAGCAGAAACGAAACAGAAACATTCTTCTCAACGACGAAAGGAATCGTCATGA
- a CDS encoding M56 family metallopeptidase — protein sequence MMLLHFGNPGDQLLIGGINVLLQITFVTAVSLLFATCLRRNPAVRYGVLGTALILVLLSPAITFCMQSSGNSLLTVSLLKENTNSVDRSFLARSSEERPSSAALLHHDSSKETTHRQQPTIVNVLNQTEQKPDTETLQAGSLIKLTRAQQASTADSQTGPARDSRVGSLLRTIMPGLLLIWLSGTLLLLVRLVFGWCRLAFILRSAKPNTNPLLAEVLELAGRLFPELRLPELVLSQHVASPVSTGLLRPRVVLPERTVWQIDPESLREIFIHEMAHLARRDQVILLIQNLVSALFWLHPLVNVLNRRLAQAREEVCDNYVLVTTEASCYSRTLLALARLSEPERFQPGTIGLFTSRWKLEDRVAGLLDEKRSRLTQLSKNKILSLIALTLVMAVGIAGGTITVAQTKTNSTKEQTPDKQNTAPKKQPLIVRGTITGPDEKPAAGARVAVVASKKNDGWPLTRELLGEGVTDTAGYFELSLKNYSSKIHSLPSLIARTNQSGFAWRTVDLTSNPTQADLKLPPEQLIQVRFVNPEGRPAAQLPVELTSIFPTSKDQMHLEPALGIAGPTSKSKIWPTSLQTDAQGLLTLRNIAAGNGLFLKITGTEDFAPQSLLLNSGLPGERGENDGTYRAIFKNIKPGEIATIVLSPAQFFEGIVLLGESSKPAANARITIWASQQEQYGSMHSIEGKTDEAGRFRLNPQPGVRFGIIAYPPAGTPYQTRELKDLRWRPVAASKNIEIKLGKVALAQGTVIDAVTGQPLSGASVQYYPESTNNKNTSDDIITGWQGIQKTDAAGYFSIPVLPGPGTLLFHAAENNYILQERGSQQLYSGKPGGTRMYAHAFQKINPAKDEILKPMKIELQPGKTISGTIVDEQGQPIQHALMISRLKIQPASPDWRGFPDEVNNGTFELHGLREGIEYPVYFLDPQNQLGAAAKISTKTQEPKIVLKPCGSASARFVDLKGEPIVGKMLGSLYLVVTPGQPKYDFLAFQRGETLADEDLVANIDRHNYQLRTTCTTNAKGQLSFPALIPGASYRSTAVVDGLPKVTHEFILQPGERFDMGDIEVQLNE from the coding sequence ATGATGCTATTACATTTCGGGAATCCCGGTGATCAGCTCCTGATTGGGGGCATCAATGTGCTGTTGCAAATCACGTTTGTCACTGCGGTGAGTTTATTGTTTGCCACTTGCCTCCGCCGTAATCCTGCGGTTCGGTATGGCGTGTTGGGCACAGCGTTAATCCTGGTCTTGCTCAGTCCGGCGATCACGTTCTGCATGCAGTCTTCGGGAAACAGTCTGTTGACGGTTTCCCTGTTGAAGGAAAACACAAATTCCGTCGACCGTTCGTTTCTGGCAAGATCCTCTGAGGAGCGGCCCTCTTCAGCGGCTTTATTACATCACGATTCGTCTAAAGAGACCACTCACCGACAGCAACCCACAATTGTTAACGTACTGAATCAGACCGAACAGAAACCGGATACGGAAACCCTGCAGGCAGGGTCTCTGATCAAATTAACGAGAGCACAACAGGCCTCGACCGCTGATTCACAAACCGGACCAGCGAGGGATTCCCGGGTTGGTTCCCTGCTTAGAACCATCATGCCGGGGCTGTTGTTAATCTGGCTTTCAGGAACGCTGCTTCTGTTAGTCAGACTCGTGTTTGGCTGGTGCCGTCTGGCGTTCATTTTACGATCGGCAAAGCCTAATACGAATCCACTGCTCGCAGAAGTACTTGAACTGGCGGGTCGCCTGTTTCCAGAATTACGTCTGCCAGAACTGGTTCTCTCACAACATGTTGCAAGTCCTGTCTCTACTGGTTTGCTGCGGCCACGGGTCGTTCTGCCGGAACGAACCGTTTGGCAGATCGATCCTGAATCGTTGCGGGAAATCTTCATTCATGAAATGGCGCATCTGGCGAGACGCGATCAGGTGATCCTGTTGATTCAAAATCTGGTGTCGGCACTCTTCTGGTTACATCCGCTCGTGAATGTATTGAACCGCCGGCTCGCCCAGGCCCGCGAAGAAGTCTGCGATAATTATGTGTTAGTGACAACGGAGGCGTCCTGTTATAGCCGGACGTTGCTGGCACTCGCCAGGCTAAGCGAACCGGAGCGATTTCAGCCAGGTACAATCGGGTTATTTACTTCTCGCTGGAAACTCGAAGATCGCGTCGCCGGCCTGCTCGATGAAAAACGAAGCCGCTTGACGCAACTGTCAAAGAACAAAATCCTGTCCTTGATCGCCCTGACACTGGTGATGGCAGTCGGCATTGCAGGGGGAACCATTACCGTGGCACAAACAAAAACGAATTCCACCAAGGAGCAAACGCCAGACAAACAAAATACTGCTCCGAAAAAACAGCCCCTCATTGTTCGCGGCACGATTACCGGACCTGATGAAAAACCTGCCGCCGGCGCGCGAGTGGCAGTCGTGGCATCGAAAAAAAATGACGGCTGGCCATTGACGCGAGAACTGCTGGGAGAGGGTGTCACTGATACCGCAGGTTATTTTGAACTGTCATTGAAGAATTATTCTTCGAAAATCCATTCGCTTCCCAGTCTCATCGCTCGGACGAACCAGTCGGGATTTGCCTGGCGAACGGTGGATCTGACCAGCAATCCAACCCAGGCTGATTTGAAACTACCGCCAGAGCAACTGATTCAAGTTCGGTTTGTGAATCCAGAAGGGCGTCCCGCGGCTCAATTGCCGGTTGAACTGACGAGTATTTTTCCCACGAGTAAAGATCAGATGCATCTTGAACCCGCTTTGGGAATTGCCGGTCCGACTTCAAAATCGAAGATCTGGCCGACATCGCTCCAAACCGACGCACAGGGCTTGCTGACTCTGAGAAACATTGCGGCTGGGAATGGTCTGTTTTTGAAGATTACTGGCACAGAAGACTTCGCGCCGCAGTCATTGCTTCTCAATTCAGGTTTACCCGGAGAACGTGGTGAAAATGATGGTACATATCGTGCCATCTTCAAGAATATCAAACCGGGCGAAATCGCGACCATCGTGCTGTCCCCGGCGCAGTTCTTTGAAGGGATAGTTCTGCTCGGCGAAAGTAGCAAACCTGCTGCGAATGCGCGCATCACCATCTGGGCCAGTCAGCAGGAACAATATGGTTCGATGCACTCTATTGAGGGTAAGACGGACGAAGCAGGACGCTTTCGCTTGAATCCCCAACCAGGCGTTCGGTTCGGAATCATCGCCTATCCGCCGGCAGGAACCCCGTATCAAACCAGAGAACTAAAGGATCTCCGCTGGAGGCCGGTAGCAGCCTCAAAAAACATCGAAATCAAACTTGGTAAAGTCGCACTCGCACAAGGAACCGTTATTGACGCCGTTACCGGTCAGCCACTCAGCGGTGCTTCCGTGCAATATTATCCCGAAAGTACTAATAATAAAAATACATCCGATGACATCATTACCGGCTGGCAGGGGATCCAGAAAACAGATGCTGCGGGATATTTTTCGATTCCTGTCTTACCCGGTCCGGGAACGTTGCTCTTCCATGCCGCAGAGAATAACTACATCCTGCAGGAACGGGGCTCACAACAACTCTATAGCGGAAAACCGGGAGGCACACGCATGTATGCACATGCCTTTCAGAAGATCAACCCAGCAAAAGACGAAATTCTGAAACCAATGAAGATTGAACTGCAGCCAGGAAAAACGATCTCTGGGACGATTGTTGACGAGCAGGGCCAACCGATCCAGCACGCGCTAATGATCTCACGACTAAAGATACAACCAGCCTCACCCGACTGGCGGGGCTTTCCCGATGAAGTCAACAACGGAACATTCGAACTTCACGGACTACGTGAAGGCATCGAATACCCTGTCTATTTTCTCGATCCTCAGAACCAGTTGGGCGCGGCTGCGAAAATCAGCACGAAGACACAAGAACCCAAAATTGTGCTCAAACCCTGTGGCTCTGCAAGCGCGCGATTCGTTGATCTCAAGGGAGAACCTATCGTGGGAAAAATGCTGGGCAGTCTGTATCTGGTCGTCACTCCCGGTCAACCTAAGTATGATTTTCTGGCATTTCAACGGGGAGAAACATTAGCGGACGAAGATCTCGTGGCAAATATCGACCGGCACAATTATCAACTGCGCACAACATGCACTACCAATGCCAAAGGTCAATTGAGCTTTCCCGCACTGATTCCCGGGGCCTCGTATCGAAGCACGGCGGTTGTCGATGGTCTGCCCAAAGTCACCCATGAATTCATCCTCCAGCCGGGAGAACGGTTTGACATGGGTGACATTGAAGTCCAACTCAATGAGTGA